From a single Lewinella sp. LCG006 genomic region:
- a CDS encoding alpha/beta fold hydrolase, giving the protein MCKVISLIIISVFGFYNINAQGVYAGKVTKEEADIPADFLFESQFITLGTEKIHYVESGEGDPVLLLHGLPSSSYVWRNVIPKIDSDKQVIALDFLGFGKSSFPENRDVSIEVQYKMFTDFIAAKQLKNVTLFMQDIGSLVGMLYAIREPQNVKAIVLFEAPFMPADYMYDQLPFTFKAFMRLTRTKKGNERWMVKKNFAGKKLAVNFFTGRKLPKEAYPHYTQPWEEEERRYAITNGPDPAVLSYTKGKGESEFASMLDTISTGMKNTELPILYFYAKKGLVNRKEAVEYARENFKNSQEVYLGKGKHFLTESHPRQMSEKFNEWFKQLN; this is encoded by the coding sequence ATGTGCAAAGTAATTTCTCTTATTATAATATCCGTTTTCGGCTTTTACAACATCAACGCTCAAGGTGTTTACGCTGGCAAAGTCACGAAAGAGGAAGCGGATATCCCTGCCGACTTCCTGTTTGAATCTCAATTTATAACCCTGGGTACGGAAAAAATCCATTACGTGGAATCTGGTGAAGGTGATCCTGTTTTATTGTTGCACGGGCTGCCTTCGTCCTCTTACGTTTGGCGCAATGTGATTCCTAAGATTGATAGTGACAAACAAGTGATTGCACTTGACTTTTTGGGATTCGGCAAGTCCAGTTTCCCTGAAAACAGGGATGTTTCGATTGAGGTGCAGTACAAAATGTTTACCGATTTTATCGCTGCCAAGCAGCTCAAAAACGTGACCCTTTTTATGCAGGACATAGGCTCATTAGTAGGCATGCTTTACGCTATCAGAGAACCACAAAACGTAAAGGCCATCGTTCTGTTTGAGGCCCCCTTTATGCCCGCCGATTACATGTACGATCAGCTGCCCTTCACCTTCAAGGCCTTTATGAGGTTGACCCGTACTAAAAAAGGAAATGAACGTTGGATGGTAAAAAAGAATTTTGCGGGCAAGAAACTGGCGGTCAACTTCTTTACTGGTCGTAAACTGCCTAAGGAAGCTTATCCTCATTATACCCAGCCATGGGAGGAAGAGGAGCGAAGATATGCCATCACTAATGGTCCTGATCCTGCTGTATTATCTTACACCAAAGGAAAAGGAGAGAGTGAATTTGCCAGTATGTTAGACACTATTTCCACTGGTATGAAAAATACGGAGTTACCTATTTTGTATTTCTACGCTAAGAAAGGACTGGTAAATCGCAAAGAAGCCGTAGAGTATGCCCGCGAAAATTTTAAAAATTCCCAAGAAGTTTACTTAGGCAAAGGCAAGCATTTTCTTACAGAAAGTCACCCTCGGCAAATGAGCGAAAAGTTTAATGAGTGGTTCAAGCAGCTTAATTGA
- a CDS encoding SDR family oxidoreductase: protein MNKEQQIVLITGGSSGIGLALAKQFLANDYTVIVTGRNLQKLEQVKADIPAIHIAQSDVTEDNDVKELAMQLQQKFGGIDVLINNAGIMNLLDTGNEHNDLGKQFNEIEINYHSPIRMLHYFLPQLKKSKKAVLINVSSGLAYVPFSQAPVYSGTKAALHFWTRSIRPQLEPYGIRVVEILPPVVDTDLARDADLSDESLTPMPPEKMAALFWKDYTSGKEEITPGISKQLKLMSRLAPKFIFNQLNKKPIPK, encoded by the coding sequence ATGAATAAAGAACAGCAGATTGTACTGATTACAGGTGGGAGTTCCGGTATTGGACTTGCCCTTGCCAAGCAATTTTTAGCCAATGATTACACCGTCATCGTAACGGGTAGAAATTTGCAAAAGCTCGAACAAGTGAAAGCGGATATTCCAGCCATTCATATTGCGCAAAGTGATGTGACAGAAGATAATGACGTGAAAGAATTAGCGATGCAGCTCCAACAAAAATTCGGAGGAATAGATGTCTTAATCAATAATGCAGGCATCATGAACCTGCTTGATACGGGTAATGAGCACAATGATTTAGGCAAGCAGTTCAATGAAATTGAGATCAACTACCATTCACCGATCAGAATGCTACACTACTTTTTGCCTCAATTAAAAAAGAGTAAAAAGGCGGTGTTAATCAATGTCTCTTCGGGCCTCGCTTATGTGCCATTTTCTCAGGCTCCCGTTTATTCGGGCACCAAAGCTGCACTTCATTTTTGGACAAGAAGTATTCGGCCACAATTGGAGCCCTACGGTATAAGGGTCGTGGAGATTCTACCGCCAGTTGTAGATACCGACCTGGCCAGAGATGCCGACTTGTCGGATGAAAGTCTAACACCTATGCCACCGGAAAAAATGGCGGCTCTTTTTTGGAAGGACTACACCAGCGGCAAGGAAGAAATCACACCAGGCATCTCTAAACAACTGAAACTGATGAGTCGATTGGCTCCCAAGTTTATTTTTAATCAGTTGAATAAAAAACCAATTCCTAAATAA
- a CDS encoding PhzF family phenazine biosynthesis protein yields MVLRIYQVDAFHHELLRGNPAAVIPLDKWLSDEKLQAIAGENNLSETAFFLPEENGAIPLRWFTPNKEVRLCGHATLASAHVLFQEIGLTGKIIRFSSLSGILEVERLEKGYRLNFPADEGTPVSIPSNLESALGVSIKEAILGNDDLLIITDSQAQIAGMAPDFNALQEYDVRGIIVSAPGDEVDFVSRCFYPRFGINEDPVTGSAHTLMTPYWAKKLGKSLMEAHQISPRKGILRCTLQGDRVLLEGQASTYLRGQIFL; encoded by the coding sequence ATGGTTTTGCGAATCTACCAAGTCGATGCTTTTCATCACGAATTACTCCGTGGCAATCCGGCAGCGGTTATCCCGCTTGACAAGTGGTTATCTGATGAAAAACTACAAGCCATAGCTGGAGAAAATAACCTTTCGGAGACGGCTTTTTTCCTTCCGGAAGAAAACGGTGCCATCCCCTTGCGGTGGTTTACCCCCAACAAGGAAGTTCGCTTGTGTGGGCACGCTACCTTGGCATCTGCCCATGTTTTGTTCCAAGAAATTGGCCTCACTGGCAAAATTATTCGCTTCAGCAGCCTCAGTGGCATCCTCGAAGTAGAGCGCCTCGAAAAAGGCTATCGCCTCAATTTTCCGGCTGATGAAGGAACGCCCGTGAGCATCCCTTCTAATTTAGAAAGCGCCTTGGGCGTCTCCATCAAAGAAGCGATCCTGGGCAACGATGATTTGCTCATCATTACGGACAGCCAGGCGCAAATCGCGGGGATGGCCCCTGATTTCAATGCCCTCCAGGAATATGATGTCCGAGGAATTATCGTCTCCGCTCCCGGCGACGAGGTTGATTTTGTTTCCCGCTGTTTTTACCCTCGCTTTGGTATCAACGAAGATCCTGTCACTGGTTCTGCTCATACTTTGATGACCCCCTACTGGGCTAAAAAGCTTGGGAAATCGCTTATGGAAGCTCACCAAATCAGCCCAAGAAAAGGCATTCTGCGCTGCACCCTCCAAGGCGACAGGGTTTTATTGGAAGGGCAAGCCAGCACTTATTTGCGGGGGCAGATTTTCTTGTAA
- a CDS encoding DUF4345 family protein, with the protein MLLFIRVFLVLYGLIALVTGFHAATGTYDPNVAPMADNSHRFIAAIWGAMSLAFFYVAWYPYEVTLFRFLMIALFVGGIVRLIALVNYPPTPALIMLILLELIPTALMWWMHSKLLDNGTF; encoded by the coding sequence ATGCTACTATTTATCCGAGTATTCCTGGTTTTATATGGCCTCATTGCCCTAGTCACTGGTTTTCATGCAGCAACGGGCACTTACGATCCCAACGTGGCACCTATGGCCGATAATTCCCACCGATTTATCGCCGCTATTTGGGGAGCGATGTCCTTGGCTTTTTTCTACGTAGCCTGGTATCCTTACGAAGTTACCCTGTTCCGCTTTTTGATGATTGCCCTTTTTGTTGGCGGCATCGTCCGATTAATTGCGCTGGTTAATTATCCTCCCACACCAGCCCTGATCATGCTCATTCTATTGGAGTTGATACCAACTGCACTGATGTGGTGGATGCATTCGAAATTACTAGACAATGGTACTTTTTAA